GCGAGAGCGCCGACGGACCGGGCCTTCGCGGGCCCGGTCCTGGCACCACAGGACCGAAATGCGGTGAAGACGTGCACAGAGCCGTGTGGCACGAGTGGATCGAACCCGCCGAACCTCCGGAACGGGCACGTCGGGGCCTGTTCGGCCGGCGTGCCGCCGCCGATGGAAAGGGCGGAGGCGACGGGGGTGGTGCCCGGCGCGGGCCCGGCTGGGGCACGCTCGTCGTCGCCCTGCTGCTCGGTCTGTCCCTGATCCGGCAGGGCGTCGGAGGCGACGACGGTCCCCCGCAACCCGCGTCGGCCATGGGCGACCGGACCGGCGCCTCGGGTGCCGGTACCTGGCTGAAGGGATCGCCCCCCGACCCCCTCACCCGCTCGCTTCCCGAACGGATCACGATTCCCTTCCTCGACGTCGACGCCCCGGTCGGAAAGGTCGGCCTGGGCGTGGACGACTGGATCGACGCACCGCCACTGACGGACGACAACCTGGCGGCCTGGTACGACGGTTCCGTCACTCCCGGCGAACGCGGCACTTCCGTGCTCGTGGGCCATGTGGACAACAAGGCCGGCCCTGCGGTCTTCTACGGACTCGGCGCACTGGAGAAGGGGCGCCGCATCGAGGTCCGCCGCACCGACGGCACCACGGCCGTCTTCTCCGTGTACGCCGTGGAGGTCGTCAACAAGGCCGCATTCCCCGCCGACCGCGTCTATGCGAACACCTCCGACCCGGAGTTGCGCGTGCTCACCTGCGGCGGCGGCTTCTCCCGGAAGGCGGGCTACGACGGCAATGTCGTGGCATACGCGCGCCTCACGGCCGTCCTTTGACCGGGGCTGCCGGGGCTTCGGGGGGCGTTGAGCCGCAAGCGTGTCATGGGCCCTGAGTGCCCTGAGGCCCCTGGCGAACGTCGTCGGGGAGGCCGGCCAGGATCAGGGCGACGGCCTCGGCCGCACCGTTCACCTCCCCCCCTGAAGGGCACGAAGTAGCGGCTCCGCATGGGCGGCCTCGACGAGCTGATGCGGCATGGTGCCCTGTCGGCGCGTGGTGGACTCACGCAGTCGGCGTCAGCGCGCCGGTACGGCTTCGCCACGCTCATGGCACTCGGCTTGCACGGCGTTCTGCAGGGATCCGGACCGCACCACATCGGGAGAATGCGCCGCGTAGAAGTGCAGGGGATCGTTCGGCGCGGTGCTTTGATGCTGCTCGGTCATGCGGCCGAGTGTTTGTTCCAGGCCGTGGCGGCGTCATGCCGGCCCCGGAGAGATCGCGCGATGGGCTGCGTCCGTTTTCTTCAAGAGAAGGATGGAAGCGACCGATATTCTCGCCGTTATGAACAGCACCGCAGGAGAATCGCGCCATATCGGCATCCACATCGACAGCCCCGTCGCGGCTGTCTACGCCTACGCCTCCGATCCGGCCAACCTCCCGAAGTGGGCGCAGGGGCTGGGAGGTTCCATCGAGGAGATCGACGGCCAGTGGGTCGCGGAATCCTCCCCGATGGGGCGGGTCGTCGTCGCCTTCACTCCCCACAACGAGTTGGGCGTGCTCGACCACGACGTCACGCTGCCCTCCGGGCAAACCGTCCACAACCCGGTTCGTGTGATTGCGGACGGCACGGGAAGCGAAGTGGTGTTCACCCTGCGGCGGCAGCCGGGGATGAGCGACGCCGACATGCGGCGCGACGCCGACATGGTCGCTGCCGACCTGGCCCGGCTCAAGGAGCGGACGGAGTCCGCCTGAAGGACCGTCGCTCTCCCGGGCGGTCCGACCGTCAGGCCGGCGGGGTCCACGCTGTGACCAGGTCGAGGAGCCCCGGGAAGTGGGCGTCGAGGTCGTCGACGCGTACATGACTGCGGCGCTCCAGCCCGTACTGCCGCTGGCGGGTGATTCCCGCCTCCCGCAGCGCCTTGAAGTGGTGTGTGAGAGAGGACTTGGGCCGGTCGAAGCCGAACCAGCCGCAGGGGTGGTCGAACTGTTCCGACTCCAGGAGGAGCTTGCGGACGATCGTCAGTCTCAAAGGGTCGCTGAGCGCGGCGAGAACCGTCTCCAGACGGAGGTCCTCGACAGCCGGTTCCGGTAGCGGCTCGGGCAGGCCGGGCGGCTCCGGAAGCACCTTGTGGGCGACGGTTGCGGTGCGGGCGGTCGGAGACACGGTCGCTCCTCATGGCTCGATTCCTATGTACGACTTCAATCGTACTGCATGTTAAGTTCGATTCAACTCGTACTGCAGGACTCGGGAGGAACAGTCATGTCCAGAACTCGGACCGCATCCGTCCGTGCCGTCGGCCGCGTGGGTCGCCAAGGCGGCCCCGTACAGACCGACGGGCGCACCGCTGCCCCGCTGTCGTGGGTGTGGCTCGCCGCGTGGCCGGTCACGGCCGTGTTCGTTCTCTCGAACGCCGCAACGCCGTTGTACGTGTTGTGGCAGCGCGACTTCGGCTTCTCCAAGGGCACCCTGACCGTCGTGTTCGCGTTCTACATCCTTGGCCTCATCGGCTCGCTCCTCGTTTCCGGTGTGGTATCCGACCGGATCGGGCGCAAGCCGGTGCTGCTGCCCGCCCTGGTGCTTGCCCTGCTCGCATGCCTGGTCTTCGCGACTGCCACCGGCGTGGCCGCGCTGATCGTGGCCCGGCTGCTCGCCGGCGTCGCTGTCGGCGCTGTGGTCTCGGCCGGGATGGCTGCGGTGACCGACGTGGCCGGTCCCGAACGCAAGCGGCTCGCCGCCCTGCTCGCCTCGTGCGCGATGGTCTTCGGCGCCGGCCTCGGCCCGTTCCTGGCCGGGATCCTTTCCGAGACCCTGCCCGCGCCGACCGTCACCGTCTTCGCCGTCGAGGCCGTGCTGCTCGTCACCGCGGTCCTTGTGGTGCTGCGCATGCCGATCCAGCGCTCTCCTTCGCCCGCGAAGGGAGCCTGGATGCGCGTGCCCTCCGTGCCGCGAGGTCACGGCCGTCAACTCATCCAGGGTGTTGCCGTGTTCGCGCCCGGACTCGCCGCAACCTCCTTCGTGCTTTCGCTCGGCCCTTCGCTCCTCTCCGGACTGCTGGGCACCACCAGCCGGATCGTCGCGGGCGGCATGGCGTTCGCCATGTTCCTCACCGCCACCGGAGTGCAGTTCGCCGTCCGGCGTTTGCGCCGGCACGCCATTCTCACGGCCGGTGCGACCGGCACCGCGATGAGCATGATCACGCTGATCGTCGCGGTGCGCACCTCGTCGGCGCCGATCCTCCTCGCCTCGGCGCTGCTTGCCGGGGCCGGTCAGGGTATGGGACAGCTCGGTGGCCTGTCGCTGCTCAATTCCGCCGTGCCTCCCCAACGCCTTGCTGAGGCCAACGCCGCGCTCAATGTGGGGGGTTACGTCCTTGCGGGTGTTCTGCCCGTGTCCGCCGGCTACCTCAGCGACGCCGTGGGCCTGACCGGCGGTGCCACAGTGTTCGGCGTGGTCCTCATGAGCCTTGCGGTCATCGGAGGGCTGGTGGTCCGGACCGGCCGGGACAAGGCGCCGGAACCGGCCTGAGGGCCCCGACGGGACATGAGTCGCGATGCTCGGATCCCGCCAACCGTTCCGGGGTGGGCTACCGGCAGGCTCATACGTCCCACCACGGTTCGGAGGTGAGCGGCACGACGTCGTACTGCGGGCACGGCGTGGTGATGCACTGCTTGGGTGCGGGGACACAGACGTACCCGGTGGGCGCGGCGACGGACGCGCAGGGGCCCGCCTGCGCCGGGGCGGAGCCATCCGTGGCGTGCACCGGGCCGGCCAGGGCGAGAGACAGGGCGGTCGACGTGACTGCCGCAGCAGTGCGCATCAGGTTCTTGGTCACGAACGACAGGGATAGCCGCCGTCCTGCCCGGGCGGTAGTCCCTGGCGGCCCGAGTCACCCGCCTGGGCCGACGAATTCCCCGCAGAAGGGGACTCCTTGCCGACAGTGGCTCTCTGCTTGTTCCTTCTGCTCCGTCTGTTGTGCCGATGGGTGACGGGGCAGGTTCAAACGGCGCGAAATCGAGAAGGTGAGAGGTATGAGTTCACTCTCGCGCACCACTTCACCACCGTCCGAGCGATTGCGCCGGCCGCGGAGCGGGAGGACAGCCCGGAGGGCTCGCATACTCCGCCGGAATGTCCTTGTCCCGGTCGCGATCGTGTCGTTCACGGTTGTCGCAGCCGGCTGCGACGGCACCTCGGCCTCCGCCGGACCGCCCGGGGCGACGGGCTCCGTGTCCGGCGGTTCCGCGCAGGAGGCCGAAATCCCATCCGGCGGGGCCTCCTCCGCCCCTGCCTCGGCTACCGTCGCCCCGGAAGAATCCACTGCCCAGGATCCCGCCGCCGGCAGAACCACTGCCGGGGCCGGTTCGGCTGCCCGGCGCTGTACGGCCGACGGCCTGACCATGCGTCTGGGCCGCGCCGACGCGGGCGCCGGACAGATCTACTACCGGCTCACCTTCGCGAACAAGTCCACAACTGCGTGCACGCTGCGTGGCTTCCCCGGTGTCTCACTGATCAGGCGGGACGGCAGCGCGATCGGTGTGCCGGCCGAGCGCGAGGGCGCCATGCGGGATCGAGCGGTGATCGGTCCCGGAAAGAAGGCAGAGGTAACTCTGCACACCCTGAACCAGGGCATCACGGACTCGGGCTGCTGGAGCCGGCCCGACTACCTGCGTGTATACCCGCCCGGCTCGAAGGACGCCCTGACCCTGCGGGCCTCCCAGCTCCACATCTGCGGCGACCGCTTCACGACCACGGCAGTGGACCGCTGACAGGGTGTACGAGACATCTCGGCCCGGTTCCGGGGCTCGTGCCCGGTCCCGGAACCGGGCACGAGCCCCCGGCCTCGACGGTGGGGTGGTTCGTCTGCTTCTGTCGCCGGGAAGGGGCAGCCGCACCGGCGGCACGATCAGCTGAAGGCCGCCTCGACGTCCGGCAAATGCCCAGGTGGGCAACCGAGTTCGAAGCCCGGCCCGAGACCGTCCCTCACATGCCCGACCTGACGATAGCGTGATCGGCATGACAGCCGAGGGCGATGAGACAGAGGCCGAAGCACTGGTCGGCGGCATGGCGAACGCGGGCGCGGTATTCCGCCGAGGCGCCTTGGTGGAACGCCCGGCACCGCGCACCGCGCGCGCCCTTCACGCCCACCTCCTCACGCTCAGGGAACAGGGCTTCGACGGCGCTCCGATGCCCGTAGGTCTCCCCTCTGATGGCCGTGAGCAGCTGACGTTCATCCCCGGCGACGTCGCTCTGCCGCCGTTTCCGCGCTGGGTGATGACGCAGACCGCGCTGAGATCGGTGGGAAGCCTGCTGCGGCGCCTGCACGAGGTCAGCGAGTCCGTTGCGGTCGACACATGCGCCGAATGGCCCCGGGCCCTGGCCGATCCGGAGGGAGGAACGATGCTGTGCCACAACGACGTGTGCCCGGAGAACGTCGTCTTCCGCGACGGCCGTGCCGTGGCCGTGATCGATTTCGACCTGGCGGCACCCGGCCGACCACTGTGGGACGTCGCCATGACGGCCCGCTACTGGGTGCCCATGCTCGATCCCGTGTCCGCGGCAGGTGTCCATCCCGAAGGGCTGGATGTTCCGGCGCGATTGCGGATCCTCGCCGAGAGCTACGGTCTCGCCGCCCAGGAGCGGGCTGAACTGCCCGGCGTCATCGAACAGGCCACCGCATCCTGCCGGGCCTTCGTCGAAGACCGGGTGGCCGAAGGCGACCCCGTCTACGCCCGGGCGCTGACCGAGCGCGGTGGGTGGCAACGATGGGACCGCATACAGGAGTGGCTGGTGGCTCACCGTGAGGTGTTCACCGCTGCCCTGCTGGACTGACGGGGCAGAGGCCAAGGAACAAGCGCAGCGAGTACGCGTCCTTCGGCCGCACCTCGGGCACATCTCGCGATGAACGAGCCCGTCCTCCCTTTGCCGAAGACACAGGATCAGCATCTTCTCGCTGACACCGGCGGACCGCGCGCTGCCCGGGCTGCAACCCTCCGACGAGCAGCACCGTGCACGCGCCGACGGTCAGCAGCCCGCCGGCGAGAAACGCGCCCCGCATGTCGGCGAACGACAGGATCATCCCCCCCGAGTGCCGCGCCCGCCGCGATCCCGGCGTTGCAGCAGCCGGAGTGGGCCGCGAGCGCCACATCCGTGCGGCCCGGTGCGCAGAGCGGCATCGCGTTCCGGGTGGTCATGAACACCGGTCCGATCGCAGCGCCCCTCAGCACCAGGAACACCACCGCGCCGCCACCGGCTTCAGTTCCCTGGCGCGGGACACGTGCGCGCGAACGGCTGCGCCCCGTACACACTGCATGCCTTACGAGCATCCTGACGCCGGTGGAGCGGACGGGTCAGTGCGTGCCGAGCTTGAGAGCCCGCACTCCGGCGTAGAGCGCGGCGACGTCGGCGGGCCGGAGCAGGGAGCGGCCGGTGAGACGGGAGACGCGGTCGAGCCTGTTGCGGACGGTGTTGCGGTGACAGTAGAGGGCCTCCGCGATTTCGGTGGTGGAGCCGGTATCGGAGTCCAGCCACGCCGTGAGCGTCTCCATGAGGTCCTTCCGGTCCGGTGCGGCCAGGACCGGATCGAGCAGGGTGATGCTCAGCCGCAGTGCCAGGTCGTGCCCCGCCGCGACCAGGGCCGCGGCCGGGTCGTGATCGAGTGTGACCGCCCGGTGCGTCCCGGAAGGCAGCGAGGCCCGGGCCAGCGTGGCGAGGCGAAGCGCGTCGGCGCTCTCCCTCAGCCGCGTGTACACAGGGCTCAGGCCCGCGCGCCCCGTGACCGCGGTGCCGACCGCCTCCAGGACCAGCGCAGGTCCCGGAACACGGGCGGAACCGGAGGAGAGCGCGGGGTCGGGCAGCGCGACGATGCCCGCCAGACCATCGGGGCGGGGCCGCCACGCCGAACGCAGTCCGCTGCGCAGCAGGGCCTGTTCCATCGCGGTGACGTCGCTGTGCTCGGCGACGACGCAGATGTACGGCCCTTGCTCGGGCAGACCGAGGGAGGCTGCGGTGCCGCCGAGTCTCGCCCAGTCGGCCGTCTTGCCGGTGAGGAGTGCGTCGAGCAGCAACAGCCGCTGAAGTTCGTCGGCCCGTGCCAGGCCGACCAGGGTCTCCCGGTAGACGTCGTTGACCGTCTGCGATGCGGCATCCAGCAAGGACCAGATCGACATGGAGGCCTGGGCGATGTCGTCCATCGTCGTGCCGGGCTGTTGTGTGGCGCGCTCGATGAGGGCATGGGCCATCAAGCGGTAGCCGATGCGGAAGGCATGCAGGACCGCGTCGAGCGGAACGCCCTGCGTGGCCCGACGGCGTACACACTGCCGGGTGGAGTCCGTGCGCACCGGCCGGTG
This genomic interval from Streptomyces sp. NBC_00464 contains the following:
- a CDS encoding class F sortase, which codes for MFGRRAAADGKGGGDGGGARRGPGWGTLVVALLLGLSLIRQGVGGDDGPPQPASAMGDRTGASGAGTWLKGSPPDPLTRSLPERITIPFLDVDAPVGKVGLGVDDWIDAPPLTDDNLAAWYDGSVTPGERGTSVLVGHVDNKAGPAVFYGLGALEKGRRIEVRRTDGTTAVFSVYAVEVVNKAAFPADRVYANTSDPELRVLTCGGGFSRKAGYDGNVVAYARLTAVL
- a CDS encoding SRPBCC family protein, whose translation is MNSTAGESRHIGIHIDSPVAAVYAYASDPANLPKWAQGLGGSIEEIDGQWVAESSPMGRVVVAFTPHNELGVLDHDVTLPSGQTVHNPVRVIADGTGSEVVFTLRRQPGMSDADMRRDADMVAADLARLKERTESA
- a CDS encoding ArsR/SmtB family transcription factor, whose protein sequence is MSPTARTATVAHKVLPEPPGLPEPLPEPAVEDLRLETVLAALSDPLRLTIVRKLLLESEQFDHPCGWFGFDRPKSSLTHHFKALREAGITRQRQYGLERRSHVRVDDLDAHFPGLLDLVTAWTPPA
- a CDS encoding MFS transporter translates to MSRTRTASVRAVGRVGRQGGPVQTDGRTAAPLSWVWLAAWPVTAVFVLSNAATPLYVLWQRDFGFSKGTLTVVFAFYILGLIGSLLVSGVVSDRIGRKPVLLPALVLALLACLVFATATGVAALIVARLLAGVAVGAVVSAGMAAVTDVAGPERKRLAALLASCAMVFGAGLGPFLAGILSETLPAPTVTVFAVEAVLLVTAVLVVLRMPIQRSPSPAKGAWMRVPSVPRGHGRQLIQGVAVFAPGLAATSFVLSLGPSLLSGLLGTTSRIVAGGMAFAMFLTATGVQFAVRRLRRHAILTAGATGTAMSMITLIVAVRTSSAPILLASALLAGAGQGMGQLGGLSLLNSAVPPQRLAEANAALNVGGYVLAGVLPVSAGYLSDAVGLTGGATVFGVVLMSLAVIGGLVVRTGRDKAPEPA
- a CDS encoding DUF4232 domain-containing protein: MSSLSRTTSPPSERLRRPRSGRTARRARILRRNVLVPVAIVSFTVVAAGCDGTSASAGPPGATGSVSGGSAQEAEIPSGGASSAPASATVAPEESTAQDPAAGRTTAGAGSAARRCTADGLTMRLGRADAGAGQIYYRLTFANKSTTACTLRGFPGVSLIRRDGSAIGVPAEREGAMRDRAVIGPGKKAEVTLHTLNQGITDSGCWSRPDYLRVYPPGSKDALTLRASQLHICGDRFTTTAVDR
- a CDS encoding phosphotransferase → MTAEGDETEAEALVGGMANAGAVFRRGALVERPAPRTARALHAHLLTLREQGFDGAPMPVGLPSDGREQLTFIPGDVALPPFPRWVMTQTALRSVGSLLRRLHEVSESVAVDTCAEWPRALADPEGGTMLCHNDVCPENVVFRDGRAVAVIDFDLAAPGRPLWDVAMTARYWVPMLDPVSAAGVHPEGLDVPARLRILAESYGLAAQERAELPGVIEQATASCRAFVEDRVAEGDPVYARALTERGGWQRWDRIQEWLVAHREVFTAALLD
- a CDS encoding PucR family transcriptional regulator, with product MPEQHADGGLIVPPLLSVCAAELVERVDALADDLFRAITAEIAPYAQLSEEVRADVRDFNERNLHEQLTCMADHRPVRTDSTRQCVRRRATQGVPLDAVLHAFRIGYRLMAHALIERATQQPGTTMDDIAQASMSIWSLLDAASQTVNDVYRETLVGLARADELQRLLLLDALLTGKTADWARLGGTAASLGLPEQGPYICVVAEHSDVTAMEQALLRSGLRSAWRPRPDGLAGIVALPDPALSSGSARVPGPALVLEAVGTAVTGRAGLSPVYTRLRESADALRLATLARASLPSGTHRAVTLDHDPAAALVAAGHDLALRLSITLLDPVLAAPDRKDLMETLTAWLDSDTGSTTEIAEALYCHRNTVRNRLDRVSRLTGRSLLRPADVAALYAGVRALKLGTH